In one window of Hevea brasiliensis isolate MT/VB/25A 57/8 chromosome 10, ASM3005281v1, whole genome shotgun sequence DNA:
- the LOC110639908 gene encoding glycine-rich domain-containing protein 1, giving the protein MEMEQELEWLEAQKIAISVDLLAAAKQQLQFLAAVNKNRWLYEGPTLEWAIYRYNACWLPLLAKHSESPVSEGPLVVPLDSEWVWHCHRLNPVRYKTDCEELFGRILDNSNVASSVKGVCRKQTQEIWKKLYPDEPYDFDLTRALSAATNEKLLATEKCTKYDLVSAVKRQSPFCYQVCRPHINYDIFLEEAVARYKGFLHLIKRNKERSINRFCVPTYDIDLIWHTHQLHPISYCKDLIEALGNILEHDDMDSDRTKGKKLDVGFSGTTKQWEETFGTRYWKAGAMYRGREPSPLTRVPFLPTLLRKDVLASHECQKMIQLPEVKIVEVLLEIVGVKNIPEGHKGCLLVRFSKKQPDVFFNAKQKITILSESEEKQVASFQCEPKGELFFELISHSSSNLLVNKAFRTMGTASLSLQDYLNPVSKLSIEKWVELQTSSGNLSSKPICLRIAVSLTVPIQSPYVLHMVRSKSLSKTCFFPLSGRVQHAKVWTHITDENDAEVISLQMRDSTVAKTTDKSILKKQVVGSMKSGEIRVLAEFTRTHWSLMDSQWCLQFKTKSDEDGHYCDLIGSRTIKVFHGRKLDFEPKRCEKQRNEQDFVTAVEFSAEDPYGKAVALLDLKSGSVKVKEEWLVLPAIISAFILADILKNKGDRGFIINSENLELDGNIEEVSGLNEETKQKTTAKSKEEVNVDDIKSGGCGGGCGGACGNVERKVELNVDEIKNGGCGGGCGGGCGNMVKSGSCGGGCGGGCSGGCGSMVKSGGCGSGCGSGCGGCGGGCGSMFKSDGKAPGDTVESGGCGGGCSGGCGSMVKSGGCGSGCGSGCGGCGGGCGSMFKSDGKAPGDTVESGGCGGGCSGGCGSMVKSGGCGSGCGGCGSGCGSMFKSDGKAPGDTVETGGCGGCGASCEDKTSHETIVRNPHMDSSPIDSSIYANEAIVA; this is encoded by the exons ATGGAGATGGAACAAGAGTTAGAGTGGCTTGAAGCGCAGAAGATAGCGATAAGTGTGGACCTTTTGGCTGCAGCCAAGCAGCAGCTTCAGTTTCTTGCAGCTGTTAATAAGAATCGTTGGCTCTATGAAGGCCCTACTCTTGAATGGGCCATCTATAG GTACAATGCTTGTTGGCTTCCCTTGCTTGCCAAACACTCTGAGTCACCAGTTTCTGAAGGGCCACTGGTTGTGCCTCTTGATAGCGAGTGGGTTTGGCATTGCCATAGGCTGAATCCA GTAAGGTACAAAACTGATTGTGAGGAACTTTTTGGAAGGATACTGGACAATTCTAATGTTGCATCTTCTGTTAAAGGAGTCTGCAGAAAGCAAACTCAAGAAATTTGGAAAAAGTTGTATCCAGATGAGCCTTATGACTTTGACTTGACCAGAGCTTTATCTGCAGCTACCAATGAAAAACTTTTGGCAACTGAAAAATGCACCAAATATGATTTGGTTTCAGCAGTTAAAAGGCAGAGTCCTTTCTGTTATCAG GTGTGCAGACCTCATATTAACTATGATATTTTTCTTGAAGAAGCTGTGGCCAGATATAAGGGGTTTTTGCATCTAATTAAGAGAAATAAGGAACGATCCATAAACCGCTTTTGTGTTCCAACTTATGACATTGATCTTATCTGGCACACACACCAGCTGCATCCTATTTCTTATTGTAAAGATTTGATTGAAGCACTTGGCAATATATTAGAGCATGATGACATGGATTCAGACAGGACTAAAGGAAAGAAGCTAGATGTTGGGTTTTCTGGAACTACCAAGCAGTGGGAAGAGACATTTGGGACAAGGTATTGGAAGGCAGGTGCAATGTATAGAGGCAGAGAACCATCTCCTCTCACAAGAGTTCCATTCCTGCCAACTCTCTTGAGAAAAGATGTACTAGCATCACATGAATGTCaaaagatgattcaacttccagaagtGAAAATTGTGGAG GTCCTTTTGGAGATTGTGGGAGTTAAAAACATACCAGAGGGGCACAAGGGATGCCTTCTTGTCAGATTTAGTAAAAAGCAGCCTGATGTATTCTTCAATGCTAAGCAGAAAATAACAATTCTGTCAGAATCTGAAGAAAAACAGGTTGCTTCTTTCCAGTGTGAACCTAAGGGAGAGCTGTTCTTTGAACTTATTTCACATTCATCTTCCAACTTACTAGTAAACAAGGCATTTAGAACAATGGGTACTGCTTCATTATCTTTGCAAGACTATCTGAATCCAGTTTCTAAACTTTCAATTGAAAAATGGGTGGAATTGCAGACCAGTTCTGGCAATTTGAGCTCAAAGCCGATCTGCCTACGAATTGCTGTCTCATTGACTGTTCCCATCCAATCACCATATGTACTTCACATGGTTCGTTCAAAATCACTTTCAAAAACTTGTTTTTTCCCTCTTTCTGGAAGGGTTCAACATGCTAAAGTTTGGACACACATCACTGATGAAAATGATGCGGAGGTCATCAGCCTGCAAATGAG GGACTCAACAGTGGCAAAGACAACCGACAAGAGCATACTTAAGAAGCAAGTAGTTGGTTCTATGAAATCTGGTGAGATACGTGTACTGGCAGAGTTTACGAGGACTCATTGGTCATTAATGGATTCTCAGTGGTGCCTTCAGTTTAAAACAAAATCTGATGAAGATGGTCATTACTGTGATCTCATTGGCAGCAGGACG ATAAAAGTTTTTCATGGCAGAAAGCTGGATTTTGAGCCCAAACGCTGTGAGAAGCAAAGAAATGAACAAGATTTTGTCACCGCAGTTGAATTTTCTGCAGAGGATCCATATGGTAAAGCAGTGGCATTGCTCGACTTGAAGTCTGGGTCTGTCAAG GTGAAAGAAGAATGGTTGGTGTTGCCTGCAATCATTTCAGCTTTTATACTTGCtgatattttgaaaaataaaggGGATAGGGGCTTCATTATTAACAGTGAAAATTTGGAGTTGGATGGTAATATTGAAGAGGTCAGTGGGTTAAATGAAGAAACCAAACAAAAGACTACTGCAAAAAGCAAAGAGGAGGTGAATGTGGATGACATAAAGAGTGGAGGCTGTGGAGGTGGTTGCGGTGGTGCATGTGGAAACGTGGAAAGAAAAGTGGAGTTGAATGTGGATGAAATAAAGAATGGAGGctgtggtggtggttgtggtggtggatgtGGAAACATGGTAAAAAGTGGGAGCTGTGGGGGTGGCTGTGGCGGCGGTTGTAGTGGGGGATGTGGAAGTATGGTAAAGAGTGGTGGCTGTGGTAGTGGATGTGGTAGTGGTTGTGGCGGTTGTGGCGGTGGATGTGGAAGCATGTTCAAGAGTGATGGCAAAGCGCCTGGAGATACAGTGGAGAGTGGTGGTTGTGGTGGCGGTTGTAGTGGGGGATGTGGAAGTATGGTAAAGAGTGGTGGCTGTGGTAGTGGATGTGGTAGTGGTTGTGGCGGTTGTGGCGGTGGATGTGGAAGCATGTTCAAGAGTGATGGCAAAGCGCCTGGAGATACAGTGGAGAGTGGTGGTTGTGGTGGCGGTTGTAGTGGGGGATGTGGAAGTATGGTAAAGAGTGGTGGCTGTGGTAGTGGTTGTGGCGGTTGTGGCAGTGGATGTGGAAGCATGTTCAAGAGTGATGGCAAAGCGCCTGGAGATACAGTGGAGACTGGTGGTTGTGGTGGCTGTGGAGCCAGTTGTGAAGATAAAACATCACATGAAACTATTGTTAGGAACCCCCACATGGATTCTTCCCCCATAGATTCATCCATCTATGCGAATGAAGCAATAGTCGCTTGA